One genomic window of Gimesia chilikensis includes the following:
- the odhB gene encoding 2-oxoglutarate dehydrogenase complex dihydrolipoyllysine-residue succinyltransferase, producing MSVEIKVPSVGESITEVQIGAWHAEQGKWVAQDSEIVELETDKATFDVPAPLDGIIVEILKKTGEMASVGEVIGYLEEAERPADQAAPAPEKSPEKAAAAPAPKAEAPAHAGGGSDDRVMPAAARVMAEKGLSPADVTGTGHGGRILKEDVLAHQGGAASGNGAFREEEIVPMSPIRKKIAERLVEAQTNAALLTTFNEVDMSSVMELRAQYKDLFLKKYDVKLGFMSFFVKAVVDGLSQFPQINAEIRGTDLVFRNYYDIGIAVGGGKGLVVPVMRNAERLSFAEIELKINDFGQRARANKISLDELQGGTFTITNGGVYGSLLSTPIVNPPQSGVLGMHGIQERPIAVNGQVVIRPMMYIALTYDHRVVDGREAVVFLKRVKEALEEPARMLMEI from the coding sequence ATGTCTGTTGAAATTAAGGTCCCCTCAGTCGGGGAATCCATCACCGAAGTCCAGATTGGTGCCTGGCACGCGGAACAAGGCAAATGGGTCGCTCAAGACAGTGAAATCGTTGAGCTCGAAACCGACAAGGCCACCTTCGATGTGCCGGCCCCCCTTGATGGGATCATCGTCGAAATTCTGAAGAAAACCGGCGAGATGGCTTCCGTAGGCGAAGTCATCGGCTACCTCGAAGAAGCCGAACGCCCGGCAGACCAGGCCGCTCCCGCTCCCGAAAAGAGCCCCGAGAAAGCAGCCGCCGCTCCCGCCCCCAAAGCGGAAGCCCCTGCACACGCCGGCGGCGGTTCGGATGATCGGGTCATGCCGGCAGCCGCCCGCGTCATGGCAGAAAAGGGACTCTCCCCGGCAGACGTCACAGGCACCGGACACGGCGGTCGGATTCTGAAAGAAGATGTCCTCGCTCACCAGGGCGGCGCTGCCTCCGGCAACGGTGCCTTCCGCGAAGAAGAAATCGTCCCCATGAGCCCCATCCGCAAGAAGATCGCGGAGCGGCTCGTCGAAGCCCAGACCAACGCAGCCCTGCTGACGACCTTCAACGAAGTCGACATGTCATCCGTCATGGAACTGCGGGCACAATACAAAGACCTGTTCCTCAAGAAATACGACGTGAAGCTCGGCTTCATGTCCTTCTTCGTCAAAGCAGTCGTCGACGGACTGAGCCAGTTCCCGCAGATCAACGCTGAGATCCGTGGTACCGACCTGGTCTTCCGTAACTACTACGACATCGGGATTGCTGTCGGCGGTGGAAAAGGCCTTGTCGTTCCCGTCATGCGGAACGCAGAACGCCTCAGCTTTGCTGAGATCGAACTCAAGATCAACGATTTCGGCCAGCGGGCCCGGGCCAACAAGATCAGCCTGGATGAACTCCAGGGCGGTACCTTCACCATCACCAACGGTGGTGTCTACGGTTCGCTGCTCTCCACACCGATCGTCAATCCGCCGCAGAGCGGCGTGCTCGGTATGCACGGTATCCAGGAACGGCCTATCGCCGTGAATGGTCAGGTTGTAATTCGGCCCATGATGTACATCGCGCTCACCTACGATCATCGTGTCGTCGACGGCCGGGAAGCAGTGGTCTTCCTCAAGCGGGTCAAAGAAGCACTCGAAGAACCCGCTCGCATGCTGATGGAAATCTGA
- the lpdA gene encoding dihydrolipoyl dehydrogenase: protein MNHDLVIIGAGPGGYIAAIRAAQLGLNVACIEKERMLGGTCLRVGCIPSKALLESSELYREAEHTFKDRGINVGDLELDLEKMLSQKDRTVKTMGGGIDSLFKKNKITRYSGHATITAPGKVVVDDGNEQTELDAKNILIATGSEPSTLPGIELDGDKVGTSTEALAYDEVPKHLVVIGGGVIGLELGAVWNRLGAKVTVLEYLDRILPTTDTEIAKEAQKIFEKQGLEFQLGCRVTGVKVNKKTCDVEIADSKSIRCDRVLVAVGRRPNTENLGLENVGIEVDQRGFIPVNAHFETSAKGVYAIGDVIGGAMLAHKAEDEGVAFAEYLVTGYGHINYDTIPSVAYTNPEIAAVGKTEEQLKEAGIDYRKGSFPFLANGRARAMGQTEGRVKMLADAKTDRVLGVHILGPRAGDLIAECAVAMEFGASSEDIARCCHAHPTLAEAIKEAALAVDKRTLNF from the coding sequence ATGAACCACGATCTGGTTATTATCGGTGCTGGTCCCGGAGGATATATCGCAGCCATCCGTGCTGCACAACTCGGTCTCAACGTCGCCTGTATCGAAAAAGAACGTATGCTGGGCGGCACCTGTCTGCGTGTAGGCTGTATCCCCAGTAAAGCCCTGCTGGAATCCAGCGAGCTTTACCGCGAAGCTGAGCACACCTTCAAAGATCGTGGCATCAACGTCGGCGACCTGGAACTCGACCTGGAAAAGATGCTCAGCCAGAAAGACCGCACCGTCAAGACCATGGGCGGTGGCATCGACTCGCTGTTCAAAAAGAATAAAATCACCCGCTACAGCGGTCACGCCACCATCACGGCACCGGGTAAAGTAGTCGTCGATGACGGCAATGAACAGACTGAACTCGACGCCAAAAACATTCTGATCGCCACCGGCAGCGAACCTTCCACCCTGCCCGGCATCGAACTCGATGGTGACAAAGTCGGCACCAGCACCGAAGCCCTCGCTTACGATGAGGTCCCTAAACATCTGGTGGTAATCGGCGGCGGTGTGATTGGTCTCGAACTGGGAGCTGTCTGGAACCGCCTGGGTGCCAAGGTCACCGTACTGGAATACCTCGACCGGATTCTCCCCACGACCGACACTGAGATCGCTAAAGAAGCACAGAAGATCTTCGAAAAACAGGGACTCGAATTCCAGCTGGGTTGCCGCGTCACCGGCGTCAAAGTCAACAAGAAAACCTGCGACGTGGAAATCGCTGACAGCAAATCCATCCGCTGTGATCGCGTACTGGTCGCCGTCGGCAGACGTCCCAACACCGAAAACCTGGGACTCGAAAACGTCGGTATCGAAGTCGATCAACGCGGGTTCATTCCCGTGAACGCCCACTTCGAGACTTCTGCTAAAGGCGTTTACGCCATCGGTGATGTCATCGGCGGTGCCATGCTGGCCCATAAAGCGGAAGACGAAGGGGTTGCCTTCGCCGAGTACCTCGTCACCGGTTACGGACACATCAACTACGACACCATCCCGAGTGTCGCTTACACCAACCCGGAAATCGCTGCTGTCGGCAAGACTGAAGAACAGCTCAAAGAAGCCGGGATCGATTATCGCAAGGGTTCCTTCCCCTTCCTGGCCAACGGCCGGGCACGCGCGATGGGACAGACAGAAGGTCGCGTCAAAATGCTGGCCGATGCCAAAACCGACCGCGTCCTGGGCGTGCACATCCTGGGACCGCGTGCCGGGGATCTGATCGCCGAGTGTGCCGTCGCCATGGAATTTGGTGCCAGCAGCGAAGACATCGCCCGTTGCTGCCATGCCCATCCGACCTTGGCAGAAGCCATCAAGGAAGCAGCACTGGCCGTCGATAAACGTACCCTCAACTTCTGA
- a CDS encoding prealbumin-like fold domain-containing protein produces MAWPEIRTEDFPPRRDDEPSSLRQDIIDELSDHFVCALNRELLKNPDEKIARQRVLIQFGDPIKVARQLWLDEMKEKIMSQRILTGVSVVMAVCGFIAVGLVWSMVQQNERVNLLLLERLDQQASPTASDAEEMIQIAFQLVQEGNPQKPAKGFTGTLTNEDGKAESFSLDVVVDETGKLDFGRLPWGKYYLKLHAPWDETAILKSFVTIPGRDFSQTIVCPDGPPEKVPVKFQVRWPEGLDPEEWVVLCDFRYPQKGREPVPYVLKGRRSIQGHVWMYEQDPKDPPHGVYLINSENRVTVCPLGTRGTYQDTTFDKLDFQTDTRLRQGEYHLPVCYLLQKSLLTHLNELGTHTSFDMLTLAPFSNPSMRIENRVRIGTGYSAFVNVSEKLKLGSRLQNRLNGPLNSHRADQIHGIQFPEQSMFSADTGHMNVWEIKLPPAEITSSYLEKVEHNL; encoded by the coding sequence GTGGCCTGGCCTGAGATCCGTACAGAAGACTTTCCGCCGCGACGGGATGACGAACCGTCGTCATTGCGGCAGGATATTATCGACGAGCTCAGTGACCATTTCGTATGTGCTTTGAATCGGGAGTTGCTGAAAAATCCGGACGAAAAGATCGCCAGACAGCGTGTGTTAATTCAATTTGGCGATCCCATCAAAGTGGCCCGCCAACTCTGGCTGGACGAGATGAAGGAGAAGATTATGTCACAACGTATTCTGACCGGCGTTTCTGTGGTGATGGCTGTGTGTGGCTTCATCGCAGTGGGGCTGGTCTGGTCGATGGTGCAACAGAATGAACGGGTAAATCTGTTACTGCTGGAGCGGCTGGATCAGCAGGCCTCACCGACTGCTTCCGACGCTGAGGAGATGATTCAAATCGCTTTTCAACTGGTGCAGGAGGGGAATCCGCAGAAACCGGCGAAAGGTTTTACCGGCACTTTGACGAATGAGGACGGCAAAGCAGAATCGTTTTCCCTGGATGTCGTGGTTGATGAAACTGGGAAACTCGATTTTGGTCGGCTGCCATGGGGAAAGTACTATCTGAAGTTGCATGCTCCCTGGGATGAGACTGCGATTCTCAAAAGCTTTGTGACAATCCCGGGACGCGATTTTTCCCAGACGATCGTCTGTCCTGACGGTCCGCCTGAAAAAGTCCCGGTGAAATTTCAAGTCCGCTGGCCCGAAGGTCTGGATCCTGAAGAGTGGGTGGTGCTTTGTGATTTTCGATATCCACAAAAGGGGCGGGAACCCGTTCCCTATGTTCTGAAAGGGAGACGCAGTATTCAGGGGCATGTCTGGATGTATGAACAAGATCCCAAGGACCCTCCTCACGGAGTTTATCTTATCAATAGTGAGAACCGGGTCACAGTCTGCCCTTTAGGGACCAGGGGGACTTATCAGGATACTACTTTTGACAAGTTAGACTTTCAGACAGATACTCGTTTGAGACAGGGTGAGTATCATCTGCCTGTCTGCTACCTCCTGCAGAAATCACTTTTGACTCATCTTAATGAGCTGGGAACCCACACTTCTTTTGACATGCTGACCCTGGCTCCCTTCAGCAATCCTTCAATGCGAATTGAAAACAGGGTGCGAATCGGGACTGGCTATAGTGCCTTTGTGAATGTGTCAGAGAAACTGAAACTGGGGTCGCGCCTGCAGAATCGGTTAAACGGACCATTAAACAGTCATCGGGCAGATCAGATCCATGGAATTCAGTTCCCTGAGCAATCCATGTTCTCCGCTGACACAGGTCACATGAATGTCTGGGAAATCAAACTTCCACCAGCAGAGATTACCAGTTCTTACCTTGAAAAGGTGGAACATAACTTATAG
- a CDS encoding PadR family transcriptional regulator codes for MNPQLFAGTLEMLILELVSEGPTYGYEITQQVTNRSAQEFELKEGSLYPALHKLQRKKLLKSFWREVDGRRRKYYELTTQGQKVLNEKRQEWKQFSSAVDRILGAESGLA; via the coding sequence ATGAATCCTCAGTTATTTGCAGGCACGCTGGAGATGCTCATTCTGGAACTGGTTTCCGAGGGGCCCACGTATGGTTACGAAATTACGCAACAGGTGACGAATCGATCGGCTCAGGAGTTTGAGCTGAAAGAGGGGAGTCTGTATCCAGCGTTACACAAGTTGCAGCGAAAGAAGCTGCTGAAATCATTCTGGCGTGAAGTCGATGGTCGTCGGCGCAAGTATTACGAGCTGACGACGCAGGGGCAGAAGGTTCTGAACGAGAAGCGTCAGGAGTGGAAACAGTTCTCATCCGCCGTAGACCGGATTCTGGGAGCAGAAAGTGGCCTGGCCTGA
- a CDS encoding M20 family metallopeptidase, with protein MDVVQLLKQLIAIPSVNPMGRAVSGDIYYEGRLTQFLCDYFEELGVEYESIEVVPGRNNVIARTPVKEGVPTILMDVHQDTVPAEGMIVPPFEGTEKDGRIYGRGACDVKGSMAAMLMAFTRLINDNPPDAANVILSCTCDEEATVQGINHLVQLWENPSGLSQILTTPPDLGLVAEPTMLDIVVAHRGATRWKIKTTGKACHSSQPNDGVNAIYRMADVIKALQVYADELTKREAHPLCGPPTLSVGVIEGGDSVNIVPDWCTIEIDRRVIPGEDGIDVMNQVEDYLKEQLPFEFEMLPPWITGVSLSDHNNGAWSDRLLKVIDTMEPGHKKVGVPYGTHAARVNQSGVPSMVFGPGSIAQAHTVDEWVEIDELVKSEEVYYQFCANAGRAV; from the coding sequence ATGGATGTCGTCCAGCTGTTAAAACAACTGATTGCCATTCCCAGCGTGAATCCCATGGGCCGCGCTGTTTCCGGTGATATCTATTATGAAGGCAGACTGACCCAGTTTCTGTGTGACTATTTCGAAGAACTGGGAGTCGAGTACGAATCAATCGAAGTGGTTCCCGGGCGGAATAATGTGATCGCCCGCACGCCGGTTAAAGAGGGTGTGCCCACGATTCTGATGGACGTACACCAGGATACGGTTCCCGCGGAAGGGATGATCGTACCCCCCTTTGAAGGGACCGAGAAAGACGGCCGGATTTACGGTCGCGGTGCCTGCGATGTCAAAGGCAGCATGGCGGCGATGCTGATGGCCTTCACGCGGCTCATCAACGACAATCCTCCCGATGCGGCGAATGTGATTCTCTCCTGTACCTGCGATGAAGAAGCAACCGTGCAGGGCATCAATCACCTGGTGCAGCTCTGGGAGAATCCGAGCGGACTGAGCCAGATTCTGACCACGCCTCCCGATCTGGGACTCGTGGCCGAACCGACGATGCTGGATATCGTCGTGGCCCATCGTGGTGCGACCCGCTGGAAAATCAAGACGACCGGAAAGGCCTGTCACAGTTCACAACCCAATGATGGCGTAAATGCCATCTACCGGATGGCGGATGTGATCAAGGCACTGCAGGTCTACGCGGATGAGCTGACGAAACGGGAAGCACATCCGTTGTGCGGTCCGCCGACCTTGAGTGTCGGCGTGATCGAAGGGGGCGACAGCGTCAACATTGTGCCGGACTGGTGCACGATTGAAATTGACCGCCGCGTCATTCCTGGCGAAGACGGCATCGATGTGATGAACCAGGTGGAAGACTACCTCAAAGAGCAGCTGCCTTTTGAATTCGAAATGCTGCCGCCGTGGATTACCGGCGTCTCCCTCTCCGATCACAATAATGGTGCCTGGAGCGATCGACTGCTGAAGGTGATCGACACCATGGAGCCCGGTCACAAAAAAGTGGGCGTCCCCTACGGTACGCACGCAGCCCGCGTGAATCAGAGCGGCGTGCCCTCAATGGTCTTCGGCCCCGGTTCGATCGCCCAGGCTCACACGGTGGATGAGTGGGTCGAAATCGATGAGCTCGTGAAATCGGAAGAGGTATATTACCAGTTCTGCGCCAACGCGGGACGGGCTGTTTAA
- a CDS encoding SMP-30/gluconolactonase/LRE family protein, translating to MRNILNWSAALLALIITAAPLQADPIPGVGPVSDPVKVFSDFKFTEGPAFDLKGNLYFTDIPANRIYKVDTDGKLSVFLEPSNHCNGLMLDGSGKLLACEMDGRLVSINLKTRKVTPLVSEYEGKRFNAPNDVVVDSTGGIYFTDPHFRAPEPLPQGTVAVYYRSADGKVSRIIDDIKAPNGVILSPDEKTLYVIPSMQKEMMAYPVTAPGKIGKGRVFCTLKQAEGYKEPGSGGDGLTIDTNGNLYITSGLGLQVFSPEGKLLGIIDVPEKPANVTFGGKDNSSLFITARTSLYRVDTQAKGHRFPGK from the coding sequence ATGAGAAACATACTGAACTGGTCCGCCGCTCTGCTCGCGTTGATCATCACCGCAGCCCCCCTGCAGGCGGATCCGATCCCCGGCGTCGGTCCGGTAAGCGACCCTGTCAAAGTCTTTTCTGATTTCAAATTCACCGAAGGTCCCGCCTTCGACCTCAAAGGCAACCTCTACTTCACCGATATCCCCGCCAACCGGATCTACAAAGTCGATACCGATGGCAAACTCAGCGTCTTTCTGGAACCCTCCAATCACTGCAACGGCCTGATGCTCGATGGCTCCGGCAAACTGCTGGCCTGTGAAATGGATGGCCGCCTGGTCAGCATAAATCTGAAAACCAGGAAAGTGACGCCGCTGGTCTCCGAATATGAAGGCAAACGCTTTAACGCACCCAATGATGTCGTGGTAGACAGTACAGGTGGTATCTACTTCACCGACCCGCATTTCCGCGCCCCCGAACCTCTTCCACAGGGAACCGTCGCCGTCTATTACCGCTCCGCTGACGGCAAGGTGAGCCGGATCATCGACGATATCAAAGCCCCTAACGGCGTGATTCTCTCTCCGGATGAAAAAACGCTGTACGTCATCCCCAGTATGCAGAAGGAGATGATGGCGTACCCCGTGACCGCTCCCGGCAAAATTGGCAAAGGCCGCGTATTCTGCACGCTGAAGCAGGCCGAAGGCTACAAAGAACCGGGCAGTGGAGGTGATGGCCTGACGATCGATACGAACGGGAATCTTTATATCACATCCGGTCTGGGACTGCAGGTCTTCTCGCCGGAAGGGAAACTGCTGGGCATCATCGATGTCCCGGAAAAGCCGGCCAACGTCACTTTCGGCGGCAAAGACAACTCAAGCCTGTTCATTACCGCACGCACTTCGCTGTACCGGGTCGATACACAGGCCAAAGGGCACCGGTTCCCGGGAAAATAA
- a CDS encoding lipoate--protein ligase family protein → MQPQACQLSETVFPTPEENLALEESLLYQINEQDSAGCLRLWEVDQYTVIMGSSNQTSCNVDLEACRRDQIPVLRRCTGGGTVLLGPGCFIFSLFLRISPDQHLAGIEATTRDILDRIRDTLNTRFPKHDIDLQGISDLTIEGHKFSGNSQRWLTRTLLHHGTILYDFDLDLIPRYLTSPEREPEYRSHRSHLEFVTNYPATSAELRQALIDTWQADQGEPALPVERVQQLVTEKYATEKWNLRR, encoded by the coding sequence ATGCAACCGCAGGCCTGTCAGCTTTCAGAAACCGTTTTCCCCACGCCGGAAGAAAATCTGGCGCTGGAGGAAAGCCTGCTCTACCAGATCAACGAACAGGATTCCGCTGGCTGCCTGAGGCTCTGGGAAGTCGACCAGTACACGGTTATCATGGGCAGTTCGAATCAGACGTCCTGTAACGTAGATCTGGAAGCCTGCCGACGGGATCAGATTCCAGTCCTCCGTCGTTGTACCGGCGGGGGAACAGTGCTGCTCGGTCCCGGTTGTTTCATTTTCTCCCTGTTCCTGCGGATCTCTCCGGATCAGCATCTGGCAGGCATCGAAGCCACCACCCGCGACATCCTGGACCGCATCCGCGACACCCTCAATACGCGATTCCCGAAACATGACATCGACCTGCAGGGAATCAGCGATCTGACGATTGAAGGCCACAAATTCTCAGGCAACTCCCAAAGATGGCTGACGCGCACCCTGCTGCATCACGGTACCATTCTCTATGACTTCGATCTCGACCTGATTCCCCGCTACCTGACCAGCCCGGAGCGGGAACCCGAATACCGTTCGCACCGCAGCCACCTCGAGTTCGTCACCAACTACCCGGCAACATCCGCTGAACTCAGGCAGGCATTGATCGACACCTGGCAGGCAGACCAGGGAGAACCCGCGCTGCCCGTCGAACGTGTCCAGCAGTTGGTCACGGAAAAATACGCGACGGAGAAATGGAATCTCCGCCGCTGA
- a CDS encoding MATE family efflux transporter, whose product MEDSALNQHTSTVTPGSLRELTNVAVPLVLSCGSLSIMHVVDRIFLTWWSTDAVAAALPAGMIQWTIMSIAMGKAMYVNTFVAQYEGANQRQRVSESVWQGVYLALIWGGLLLLGVPFAGTFFHWIGHTPEVQALEAEYFSILCLGSGPALLSTVLSCFYTGRSQTMVVMWVNLVSVLVNMLLDYWLIFGVGPIPALGIRGAAIATVAANVVTLLLYLFIILAKHEARLYGLFNHWQFNRELFVRLIRYGFPNGLLYFIDIIGFTLFIVLVGRIGKIELAATTIAFNLNSLAFVPMMGVGTAVMTLVGKRIGEGRPQLAVRTTWKAFAASAAYMLLFAVIYIGFPDFLLRPYEPDVITEDFLKVKQAAVILLRFAALFSFFDALVVVFGSAIRGAGDTRFCMFFSLLTGWAVMVIPTFLIWMYADADEKLFGSWVACTSYISIMGIGYLIRFQAGRWKEMRVIEDHFAEPNPEDSEQPMQGALT is encoded by the coding sequence ATGGAAGATTCTGCCCTCAACCAGCACACCTCCACTGTGACGCCGGGGAGCCTGCGCGAACTGACCAATGTGGCAGTGCCCCTGGTGCTGAGCTGCGGGTCACTGTCGATCATGCATGTGGTGGACCGGATCTTTCTGACCTGGTGGTCGACAGATGCGGTGGCTGCGGCGTTGCCTGCAGGCATGATCCAATGGACGATCATGTCGATCGCGATGGGCAAAGCCATGTATGTGAATACATTCGTGGCACAGTATGAGGGAGCAAATCAGAGGCAGCGGGTTTCCGAATCGGTCTGGCAGGGCGTTTACCTGGCGTTGATCTGGGGCGGTCTATTGCTGTTAGGCGTTCCTTTCGCGGGAACCTTCTTTCACTGGATCGGCCATACGCCCGAAGTCCAGGCACTGGAAGCAGAGTACTTTTCGATTCTGTGTCTGGGATCGGGGCCCGCGCTGTTGTCGACGGTGCTTTCCTGTTTCTACACGGGACGCAGTCAGACCATGGTGGTCATGTGGGTCAACCTGGTGAGCGTGCTCGTAAATATGCTGCTGGATTACTGGCTGATTTTCGGAGTCGGACCGATACCGGCACTGGGAATCCGCGGTGCCGCGATTGCTACAGTGGCTGCGAATGTGGTGACACTGTTGCTGTATCTGTTTATCATTCTGGCCAAGCATGAGGCCCGTCTGTATGGACTGTTCAATCACTGGCAGTTCAATCGGGAACTGTTTGTGCGTCTGATCCGTTACGGGTTTCCCAACGGGTTGCTGTATTTCATTGACATCATCGGCTTCACGCTGTTTATCGTACTGGTGGGGCGGATTGGGAAGATCGAGCTGGCAGCAACCACGATTGCCTTTAACCTGAACTCGCTGGCCTTCGTCCCGATGATGGGGGTCGGGACCGCAGTGATGACCCTGGTAGGTAAGCGGATTGGTGAAGGACGTCCACAGCTGGCGGTCAGAACCACCTGGAAAGCGTTTGCGGCTTCGGCGGCGTATATGCTGCTGTTTGCGGTGATTTACATCGGCTTTCCCGATTTTTTACTGCGTCCCTATGAGCCGGATGTCATCACGGAAGACTTTCTAAAGGTCAAACAGGCGGCGGTGATTTTACTTCGCTTTGCGGCTCTGTTCTCGTTCTTCGATGCCCTGGTGGTCGTCTTTGGATCGGCCATCCGTGGTGCAGGCGATACGCGTTTCTGTATGTTCTTCTCGCTGTTGACCGGCTGGGCGGTGATGGTAATTCCCACATTCCTGATCTGGATGTATGCGGACGCCGACGAAAAGCTGTTTGGCAGCTGGGTGGCCTGTACTTCCTATATCTCGATCATGGGCATCGGTTACCTGATTCGGTTCCAGGCAGGACGCTGGAAAGAGATGCGGGTGATCGAAGATCATTTTGCAGAGCCGAACCCGGAAGACAGCGAACAGCCCATGCAGGGCGCTTTGACTTAA
- a CDS encoding ABC transporter ATP-binding protein, with amino-acid sequence MNSFTRILHYVWPFRRRLITAFFFAVLVAVLWGANLSVTFLVVKVLLQGERIDQYVQAQIVETEDTIKDKERVLKEISGKLQAYQIDHSGEDLSTAEADTTKFADAPVKLLSEHSRQQEDMSIASRKLFALKWIESNILPWVPDDQFDTFALILGLLLVTTMIKGLCIFTQDVIVGGVVELATMSIRKECFRKALDLDYQSLSDEGTASLMSRFTFDMQQLSQGLTLMGGKIIREPLKALACVVFAFMVNWRLTLLSFVFAPLIAIVFYKIGKTLKHASQRMMESMSRIYKTLEESFESSKVIIAFNGARKHRSRFHHENKEYFKKALRIVRIDSLTSPTTEMLGLMAIFIALIPGSYLVLRGKTEIWGIQLASAPMDIATLSMMYALLAGITDPARKMSSVYSKLKRTAAAAERIFTVMDRESLVKETTDPEPFPQKVESVRFNKIDFTYAQRKESTRNNEPILDGVNLEVAAGEVVLVVGENGSGKSTLVNLLPRFYDPDKGNIFINEVDIRDMRLRDLRNHIGVVSQETMLFDDSILENIRYGRPSASRHEIEVVAKKAHVSQFAEQLPDGLHYGVGEKGHELSGGQRQRIALARAFLRDPNILILDEATSAIDSQSEILIHKALKEFAPGRTVFIITHSVGQSLLEFATRVVVMDSGKVVATGPHSTLVDTCPQYQNLLSAQVRQRTA; translated from the coding sequence GTGAACAGCTTTACCAGAATTCTGCATTACGTCTGGCCTTTCCGCCGTCGACTGATTACCGCATTCTTTTTTGCCGTCCTGGTCGCCGTTCTCTGGGGGGCGAATCTGTCCGTCACCTTCCTGGTGGTCAAGGTACTCCTGCAGGGTGAACGCATCGATCAGTACGTGCAGGCGCAGATCGTTGAGACCGAGGACACGATCAAGGATAAGGAACGGGTCCTCAAAGAAATCTCCGGTAAACTGCAGGCGTATCAGATCGATCACTCGGGTGAAGACCTCTCCACAGCCGAGGCCGATACCACCAAGTTTGCCGATGCCCCGGTGAAGCTGCTCAGCGAACATTCAAGACAGCAGGAGGACATGAGCATCGCCTCCCGCAAACTTTTTGCGCTGAAATGGATTGAATCCAACATCCTCCCCTGGGTCCCCGACGACCAGTTCGACACATTTGCGCTGATCCTGGGCCTGCTTCTGGTCACGACAATGATCAAAGGCCTCTGTATCTTTACGCAGGATGTCATCGTGGGGGGCGTCGTTGAACTGGCCACGATGTCGATTCGCAAGGAGTGTTTCCGCAAAGCACTGGACCTGGACTACCAGAGCCTCTCGGATGAAGGGACCGCCTCCCTGATGTCCCGCTTCACATTTGATATGCAGCAACTCTCCCAGGGCCTGACACTCATGGGGGGTAAAATTATCCGTGAACCCCTCAAAGCGCTGGCCTGCGTCGTATTTGCTTTCATGGTTAACTGGCGTCTGACGCTGCTTTCATTCGTCTTCGCTCCGCTGATCGCCATCGTCTTCTATAAAATTGGTAAAACACTGAAGCACGCCAGCCAGCGGATGATGGAAAGCATGTCCCGCATCTATAAAACTCTGGAAGAATCCTTCGAAAGCTCGAAGGTCATTATCGCCTTCAACGGTGCACGCAAACATCGCAGTCGCTTCCATCACGAAAATAAGGAGTACTTCAAAAAGGCGCTCCGCATCGTCCGGATCGACTCACTCACCAGCCCCACCACTGAAATGCTGGGGCTGATGGCGATCTTTATCGCCCTGATTCCTGGTTCCTATCTCGTCCTGCGGGGTAAAACGGAAATCTGGGGCATTCAACTCGCGTCTGCCCCGATGGACATCGCCACCCTATCGATGATGTACGCCCTGCTGGCCGGCATCACCGACCCGGCACGAAAAATGTCCTCGGTCTATTCAAAACTGAAACGTACCGCTGCTGCCGCCGAACGCATCTTCACGGTCATGGATCGCGAATCGCTCGTTAAAGAAACGACCGATCCCGAGCCGTTCCCGCAGAAAGTGGAATCGGTTCGCTTCAATAAAATCGATTTCACTTATGCTCAGCGGAAAGAGTCCACCCGCAATAACGAACCGATCCTGGACGGCGTCAACCTGGAAGTGGCCGCAGGAGAAGTTGTGCTGGTAGTGGGTGAAAACGGTTCCGGTAAATCCACACTCGTGAACCTGCTCCCCCGGTTCTATGATCCGGATAAAGGTAATATCTTTATCAATGAAGTCGATATCCGCGACATGCGTCTGAGAGACCTGCGCAACCATATCGGCGTCGTCTCCCAGGAAACCATGCTCTTCGACGATTCGATTCTGGAAAACATCCGCTACGGACGCCCGTCCGCCAGCCGCCACGAAATTGAAGTCGTCGCCAAAAAAGCACACGTCTCCCAGTTTGCAGAACAGTTGCCTGATGGACTGCACTATGGCGTCGGCGAGAAAGGGCACGAGCTTTCCGGCGGACAGCGCCAGCGAATCGCCCTGGCACGAGCCTTCCTGCGTGATCCGAATATTCTGATCCTGGACGAAGCCACCTCGGCCATCGACTCTCAGAGTGAAATCCTGATCCATAAGGCACTCAAGGAATTTGCTCCCGGACGGACCGTATTCATCATCACGCACTCGGTCGGGCAGAGCCTGCTCGAATTTGCGACCCGTGTCGTCGTTATGGATTCGGGGAAAGTCGTTGCCACCGGCCCCCACAGTACCCTGGTCGACACCTGTCCGCAGTACCAGAACCTGCTGAGCGCCCAGGTCAGACAGCGCACAGCCTGA